The genomic segment GTATTTCCTTGGGTGTTCGATCAAATGCCAACGAGTTTTCATCGCCTGCTAGCACATTACCTGCACTTTTCCCCTCTGGACCTTGGCTGGGGTGAACAATAAGACCTTCATCTTTCAATCCTTGATTTCCAAGCTTATTCCTCAGGCTTGAAATCTTATCTGTAAATTCTGCCACTGTATAACCATAGGGTGCCACTGGTACAGAGGCACGTTCATAGAGTAATGCCCGAAGGACCGCATCTTGGCCTGCTTCGACGCCTAAGAGTTTCGCCACAAGCTGGAATTTCGATAAATCAGTAACCCAATATCAGTTGTTAACGAAGGTTATTATAAAACTTTGATTTTAAACGACGTAAAAGAGAAGACTGAGTATCACCTTTTTGGCGGTTGGGGATTGGAGTTTTGGATTAGCTCCGACATATCCTGTGAGGCCAACATAGGGGATAACATAGCTTGCAATCAGATAGTTGAGATCATTCTCATAGGGATCAAATGGAGGATCCAACTCTTTCCCAAATGCATTATTCATCACGGTTGCAAACGATTTTGTGCTTAGGTCAAGTTGGGGTCGGGGAAATCCAGGAACTGTCTTTTTTATTGCCCTGCAATATGCATCAAACAAGATACAGCTTGTTACAAGAGTACTTTATTGCATAGGTCGGTTTCTGTAGATTCCAATATCCATACTAAGACCCAGAGTGGCTGCACGCTTGTGTGCCGTATATTGAAATATGAAATAAAGGATGACATAAATAATGGCGTGGAGCAAGGGAACGGGAACTGACCTCACGTGTCCAAATTCTTGGTATGCAAACTGTCCTATGATGTCTCTTATCAATGGACTGAGTTTAGCAATCTGAGCACCGATAGGCGGTGGGCCTCCTGACGTAAGGTTAGGCTCAAGAACGTCCAAGCCATGCCCGAAAGCTCCCCAAGCGAAGAACTCAGCTTCCATGTATTCCAAATTCAAAGGGAACTCCAGATGATCGACATCCGATGTTGGCAGATCCTCGGGCAACACAGAGCCGCCTTGGAGGAgtaggaggaggaggagggagGTGGAAATCGACATTGTTCTCGACATGATGTTAGATGGCTCAACTTTTTGGTTTTTGTGATATGTTCTATCGACGGGTTTTCTTCATGCAAATTAAATTCTTGGGGTTGCTATTTATAACAAAAATAGGCGCCGCCTTAGTCGAGTAAAGGGTTAGTTGTTATATAGAAATGTTTTATTAAGTTGCCACGTAGAGATTGGATTTTTGCTACTTTTCAAGAGCATTTAATTCTAGAGAAGGGAAAGGGAGCCACATTGTCATTGTTGAGATAAGGCACGTCTTTCTTGGCGTTTCCACACACAGCTCTAATGGAACACATAGTTACACGACTAATCTCTAACCTTAAAAAAAAATGCACTACCAaattcgagttcggctcgattAACCATTTACTTTCGAATTTgagtttgattttaatttagaaagGTTACGGTTTGATTTATGGAGGAGTTACTAAAATATGCATTTTCTAAATTATGGATAAAATATTTAGGATGTGTGGGTGTATTCTCGTTTGTTTGAATACTTTTGACTATTTATTTCTGAGGCCAAAATGCAGCTATCTGCCATCTTTTTGTGAAGGTTCACTCACCCTATATTCAAAATACATGACCACCATAGTgtgaaaaacaaaagaaaattataTGTATCCTCATTTCAAAGTAGGACTTGGCTATCTCACCATCAGCTCCATCGGGTAGAATCCACCAGGCCGAGCCTCCTCCCCACACAATCTTAAGTATTTTACCCGGGTGTTCAATCGAATGCCACCGAACCTTGGTCGCCTGCTAGCACATTACCCTCGGTTTTCCTCTCCGAACCTTGCCCGGGCTTAACGATCAGACTTCATCTTTCACCCCTTGATTCCTCAGCTTATTCCTCAGCTTTGAGATCTTATATGTGAATTCTGCAACGGTATAACCATTGGGTACCACGGGTAAAGCGGGACGTTCGTAAAGTAGTGCCTGAAGAGCCGCGTCTTGGCCTGATGCGACCCCTAAGGGTCCCGCCACGAGCTGGAATTTCAATAATTTAGTAACCAAAATATTAGCAAGATCTTGTACTAAACTTGATTATGTTATTGTAAATAAATTGAACTATATTATGAGTCTcttaggaaaattatttttgtgCTCATTGATGTTGCATTTATTATTCCCGAAGATATCAATCTTCTTTTAGTAGCAGTCaattagtctattgatttatccaCTTTTTTTTCCTGGATTTTGTGTTTTTTCGCAAGTTTTTAGGAACCCCTATATAGTCACGGTATAAAGGAAATTATAAATGTTCACTTACGCCAACTTCGTCTCTTTATATTTTTTACGACATAAAAAATGACaacaatttttatatatttttaatatattattatttattttaataataataataataataataataataataataataatattattattattattattgttattattgttattattattattattattatttgcgcGTTATAACTAGTATCCACTAAGAATTTGAAGTTAAGGACTTGAGGCCTATAATTCAAAACTGtacaaaacataaaaataaaaataaaaattcttagATTTGGGTACTGTGAAATGAGgatattggcaaaaacttgtgtgagacggtctcacgggtcgtattttgtgaaacggatctttatttagataatccatgaaaaagtattacttttaagtgtattactttttattgtgaatatgggcatGGTTGATCCGTATCACGgattatgattcgtgagacggtctcacataagacctacTCGAGAATATTAGTGCAGTTGTAACAATCGTTATTTCATCCAAGTGAAACgtgtataatataatattgaaGCAATTCTATATAAAGTACTTCTTTTATACAACACCTAGGCCTACACGTTGGGCTTGACCTTACTATAGATTAAAACGAAGATAAAATTATTCTATATAAAGTAATTCTTTTATACAACACCTAGGCCTACACGTTGGGCTTGACCTTAGTATAATTATTCTGATTAAAACAAGATAAAATTCACACAGACCAAATATTCTAATATTGTTGAtgcaaagaaaaaataaagTAGACGGTTTAACCAGCCACATAttatgtataatatatattagtATTTAAGTACATGAATTTAAAgatcttaaaagatttgagtttccTCCAGTTTCTGATTGTATACAATCTTTAAAGGATTGTATGTAAAGCATATTTTTGGAAAGAACACCACATTGCATAcaatcttttatatatatatatatatatatatatatatatatatatatatatatatatatataagaatttatatatatttaggcggtttaaccggtcatataatatataatataatatatataatagtatttaacatataaatcaaacacactttggaatcaaaataaaaacttcAATACGAATGTTTAAAGGATTAACAATTTCTTTAAGAACATAAAGTTTGAAGGATAAGAACACTATGAATGTTAGTGGAGAGAGAgagaagagagagagagaataaaaaattgaaataaaacaTGCATTTTCTTGGAGAACTTGTCTTCCTTTTATAGATATTTTCAACGGTATTTTTGGAATCTTTGAATAACATTTGTCGTTGTCATGCTTGCATCATTTTGACACCATTTT from the Primulina eburnea isolate SZY01 chromosome 3, ASM2296580v1, whole genome shotgun sequence genome contains:
- the LOC140827521 gene encoding desiccation-related protein PCC13-62-like is translated as MSRTMSISTSLLLLLLLQGGSVLPEDLPTSDVDHLEFPLNLEYMEAEFFAWGAFGHGLDVLEPNLTSGGPPPIGAQIAKLSPLIRDIIGQFAYQEFGHVRAIKKTVPGFPRPQLDLSTKSFATVMNNAFGKELDPPFDPYENDLNYLIASYVIPYVGLTGYVGANPKLQSPTAKKLVAKLLGVEAGQDAVLRALLYERASVPVAPYGYTVAEFTDKISSLRNKLGNQGLKDEGLIVHPSQGPEGKSAGNVLAGDENSLAFDRTPKEILRIVYASGKESEPGGFYPNGADGETAKSYLKLSCI